The following coding sequences lie in one Cupriavidus sp. WKF15 genomic window:
- a CDS encoding CTP synthase → MTKFVFVTGGVVSSLGKGIAAASLAAILESRGLKVTLLKLDPYINVDPGTMSPFQHGEVFVTEDGAETDLDLGHYERFVSAKMRKSNNFTTGQIYESVIRKERRGEYLGKTVQVIPHITNEIQAFIEKGAAASHDGKADVALVEIGGTVGDIESLPFLEAARQMSLRMGRNRCAFVHLTLVPFIASAGELKTKPTQHSVQKLREIGISPTALLCRADRPIPDDERAKISLFANIPQDAVISVWDADSIYKIPQMLNEQGLDRLICEELRLDPKPADLSMWQKLVNAQENPQHEITIGMVGKYVDLTESYKSLIEALRHAGMHTATRVNIEYIDSEELESGHLEVLAPLDAILVPGGFGKRGTEGKIRAIQYARENKIPYLGICLGMQLAVIEFARHVANMADANSTEFNLETEHPVVALITEWVDREGKVEQRSAESDLGGTMRLGAQRVPVKEGTKAASIYGAEVNERHRHRYEVNNHYVPTLEDAGMVISARTPTENLPEMMELPESMHPWFVGVQFHPEFTSTPRDGHPLFKAYVEAALAGQQRKGA, encoded by the coding sequence ATGACCAAATTCGTCTTCGTCACCGGTGGCGTCGTCTCTTCTCTCGGCAAGGGCATCGCTGCTGCCTCGCTCGCGGCCATTCTTGAGTCGCGCGGCCTCAAAGTCACCCTCCTCAAGCTAGATCCCTACATCAACGTCGATCCCGGCACGATGAGCCCCTTCCAGCATGGCGAGGTGTTCGTCACGGAAGACGGCGCGGAAACCGACCTCGATCTCGGCCACTACGAGCGTTTCGTCTCGGCCAAGATGCGCAAGTCGAACAACTTCACCACGGGCCAGATCTACGAATCGGTGATCCGCAAGGAACGCCGCGGCGAATACCTGGGCAAGACCGTGCAGGTGATCCCGCACATCACCAACGAGATCCAGGCCTTCATCGAGAAGGGCGCCGCTGCCTCGCACGACGGCAAGGCCGACGTGGCGCTGGTGGAAATCGGCGGTACCGTCGGTGACATCGAATCGCTGCCGTTCCTGGAAGCCGCGCGCCAGATGAGCCTGCGCATGGGCCGCAACCGCTGCGCGTTCGTGCACCTGACCCTGGTGCCGTTCATTGCCAGCGCCGGCGAGCTGAAGACCAAGCCGACGCAGCACTCGGTGCAGAAGCTGCGCGAAATCGGCATTTCGCCGACCGCGCTGCTGTGCCGCGCCGACCGCCCGATCCCGGACGACGAACGCGCCAAGATTTCGCTGTTCGCCAACATCCCCCAGGACGCCGTGATTTCGGTGTGGGATGCTGACAGCATCTACAAGATCCCGCAGATGCTCAACGAGCAGGGCCTCGACCGCCTGATCTGCGAAGAGCTGCGCCTGGACCCGAAGCCGGCCGACCTGTCGATGTGGCAGAAGCTGGTCAACGCGCAGGAAAACCCGCAGCACGAGATCACCATCGGCATGGTTGGCAAGTACGTCGACCTGACCGAGTCGTACAAGTCGCTGATCGAGGCGCTGCGCCACGCCGGCATGCACACCGCCACGCGCGTGAACATCGAGTACATCGATTCCGAGGAACTTGAATCGGGCCACCTGGAAGTGCTGGCCCCGCTGGACGCCATCCTGGTGCCGGGCGGCTTCGGCAAGCGCGGCACGGAAGGCAAGATCCGCGCGATCCAGTACGCTCGCGAGAACAAGATTCCGTACCTGGGTATCTGCCTGGGCATGCAGCTCGCCGTGATCGAGTTTGCCCGCCACGTGGCAAACATGGCTGACGCCAACTCGACCGAATTCAACCTGGAAACCGAACACCCGGTGGTCGCGCTGATCACCGAGTGGGTCGACCGCGAAGGCAAGGTCGAGCAGCGTTCGGCGGAATCGGATCTGGGCGGCACCATGCGCCTGGGCGCGCAGCGCGTGCCGGTGAAGGAAGGGACCAAGGCCGCGTCGATCTACGGCGCCGAGGTCAACGAGCGTCACCGTCACCGCTACGAGGTCAACAACCACTATGTGCCGACGCTCGAAGACGCCGGCATGGTGATCTCCGCGCGCACCCCGACCGAGAACCTGCCCGAGATGATGGAGCTGCCGGAGTCGATGCACCCGTGGTTCGT
- a CDS encoding alpha/beta hydrolase, translating into MREIIHFSHANGFPVPTYRKLFAELEGDFEFRAVERYGHRPEYPVTRGWPHLVEELLDLVQRQYREPVWLVGHSLGGFLSLMAALRRPEWVRGVVMLDSPIIAGWRASLLKTAQMLGMDEKPGPAAVTKNRRTHWPDAEAVWEHFRSKPNFAIWDQEMLRDYALHGTEPTGKDSERQLRFNREVEYWIYRTLPTGLGRKVARGAPVPVGFVAGTKSREVRQCGLGATRKLVGENLRFIEGGHLYPMERPQETAQLIRELIAGMRRDGR; encoded by the coding sequence ATGCGCGAGATCATCCATTTTTCCCATGCCAATGGCTTTCCGGTGCCGACCTACCGCAAGCTGTTCGCCGAACTCGAGGGCGATTTCGAGTTCCGCGCCGTCGAGCGCTACGGGCACCGGCCCGAATATCCGGTGACGCGCGGCTGGCCGCATCTGGTGGAGGAGCTGCTCGATCTGGTGCAGCGCCAGTACCGCGAGCCGGTATGGCTGGTCGGGCATTCGCTTGGCGGCTTCCTGTCGCTGATGGCCGCGCTGCGGCGCCCCGAGTGGGTGCGCGGCGTGGTGATGCTCGATTCGCCGATCATCGCGGGCTGGCGCGCGTCGTTGCTGAAGACAGCGCAGATGCTCGGCATGGACGAGAAGCCGGGCCCCGCCGCGGTGACCAAAAACCGGCGCACGCACTGGCCGGATGCCGAAGCGGTCTGGGAGCACTTCCGGTCGAAACCGAACTTCGCGATCTGGGATCAGGAAATGCTGCGCGACTATGCGCTGCATGGGACCGAGCCGACCGGCAAGGACAGCGAGCGGCAGCTGCGCTTCAACCGCGAGGTGGAATACTGGATCTACCGCACGCTGCCGACCGGCCTGGGCCGCAAGGTAGCGCGCGGTGCGCCGGTACCGGTCGGCTTCGTGGCCGGCACGAAATCACGCGAGGTCAGGCAATGTGGACTTGGCGCCACGCGCAAGCTGGTCGGCGAGAACCTGCGCTTCATCGAAGGCGGCCATCTCTACCCGATGGAGCGGCCGCAGGAGACCGCGCAACTGATCCGCGAACTGATCGCCGGAATGCGGCGCGACGGGCGCTGA